Proteins co-encoded in one Gouania willdenowi chromosome 1, fGouWil2.1, whole genome shotgun sequence genomic window:
- the s1pr5b gene encoding sphingosine 1-phosphate receptor 5b — MDALNSHVGTASSTAIFLSSPTPTTPGSSKLFGDYLENSVIVEHYNYTGKLQKARYRDGLKPEGIAFLVVCLLIVLENAVVLIAIWRNKKFHLPMYYLLGNLTLSDLLAGITYMTNIIMSGPNTLKLTPLVWFLREGGVFITLAASIISLLAIAIERHVTMVTMRPYHGAKKGRMLALIGASWALALLLGILPIMGWNCIHRLDQCSTVLPLYAKSYILCSVTVFSVVLLAIVVLYVRVFRIVRTNTQRQRQALSGSMRKGMARKSQKYIALLKTVTVVLGVFIACWLPLFFLLLVDFFCPTHNCEMLDKADYFLGVAIFNSLLNPIIYTLTSKDMRRAILRLLCRPCLITKDGQVKKLGMPFLECSFSKTDLPSQKLEGGETTISTGNAITPLKSLYPKLFKS, encoded by the coding sequence ATGGATGCTTTAAATTCTCATGTTGGAACTGCTTCATCAACAGCTATTTTCCTGTCTTCCCCTACTCCCACAACACCCGGCTCCTCGAAGCTCTTCGGCGATTACCTAGAAAACTCTGTCATTGTGGAGCATTACAACTACACTGGCAAGCTGCAGAAAGCCCGCTACCGTGACGGACTCAAACCTGAGGGCATTGCATTCCTGGTGGTGTGTCTGCTCATTGTCTTGGAGAATGCTGTGGTTCTTATTGCCATTTGGAGAAACAAAAAATTCCACCTTCCCATGTACTATCTTCTGGGAAACCTTACTCTGTCTGACCTGCTGGCTGGGATTACATACATGACCAACATCATTATGTCTGGACCTAACACTTTAAAACTTACCCCCCTGGTCTGGTTCCTCAGAGAAGGAGGGGTCTTTATTACTCTGGCTGCCTCTATCATCAGTCTGCTGGCTATCGCAATTGAACGccatgttaccatggtgactaTGAGACCATACCATGGGGCAAAGAAGGGACGCATGCTGGCATTAATTGGTGCCAGTTGGGCCTTGGCATTGTTATTGGGGATTCTCCCCATCATGGGGTGGAACTGCATTCACAGACTGGATCAGTGTTCGACAGTGCTGCCACTGTACGCCAAAAGCTACATCCTCTGCAGTGTCACAGTGTTCAGTGTAGTGCTCCTGGCCATTGTGGTGCTTTATGTGCGTGTTTTCCGCATTGTTCGCACCAACACGCAGCGCCAGCGGCAGGCCCTGTCTGGCAGCATGAGGAAAGGCATGGCGAGGAAGTCCCAGAAGTACATCGCCCTCCTTAAGACAGTCACCGTTGTGCTAGGTGTCTTCATCGCCTGTTGGCTGCCCCTCTTCTTCCTGCTCCTAGTGGACTTTTTCTGTCCCACTCACAACTGTGAGATGCTCGACAAGGCTGACTACTTTCTAGGAGTAGCCATTTTTAACTCTCTCCTCAACCCTATTATCTATACTCTGACCAGTAAGGACATGAGGAGAGCCATTCTCAGGCTTCTGTGCCGGCCTTGTCTTATCACCAAGGACGGACAGGTGAAGAAGCTCGGGATGCCATTTTTGGAGTGCAGCTTCAGTAAGACTGATTTGCCTTCACAAAAGTTGGAAGGAGGAGAGACGACCATATCTACTGGAAATGCAATCACTCCATTAAAGTCTCTTTACCCCAAACTCTTTAAGTCGTGA
- the keap1b gene encoding kelch-like ECH-associated protein 1B — translation MTEYLTECNALVTPSTHNGHRVFNYTLESHTAAAFAIMNELRLERQLCDVTLRVRYKDVEAVDFVAHKVVLASSSPVFRAMFTNGLKECGMELVPIEGIHPKVMDRLIEFAYTASISVGEKCVIHVMNGAVMYQIDSVVKACCDFLVQQLDPSNAIGIASFAEQISCIELHQKAREYIYMNFSEVSTQEEFFNLSHCQLVTLISRDELNVRCESEVFQACEAWVRYDKENRRPYVQALLQVVRCHSLTPNFLQDRLQSEDWDPQCKDYLAKIFNDLTLHKATKVTPGRTPKVPQLIYTAGGYFRQSLSYLEAYNPCTEAWLRLADFQVPRSGLAACVISGLFYAVGGRNNAPDGNMDSNALDCYNPLNNCWRPCSPMSVPRNRIGVGVIDGMIYAVGGSHGCIHHNSVERYDPKMDEWQLVAPMLIRRIGVGVAVINRLLYAVGGYDGTDRLSSCECYNPEQDEWKTMAPMQTVRSGAGVCALGNEIFVMGGYDGTNQLNTVERYDVETDTWSFAASMRHRRSALGVAALHGRIYVLGGYDGNTFLDSVECYDPEIDSWSEVTHMTSGRSGVGVAVTMEPCLKDLPPPLNSESESGAASSAGQSASVSFSHSGSFGNGN, via the exons ATGACAGAGTACTTGACAGAATGCAATGCGCTGGTGACGCCTTCCACGCACAACGGTCACCGCGTCTTCAACTACACTCTCGAGAGTCACACGGCGGCTGCCTTCGCCATCATGAATGAGCTGCGTCTGGAGCGGCAGTTGTGCGACGTCACCTTACGCGTGCGCTACAAAGACGTGGAGGCTGTTGATTTTGTTGCACACAAGGTGGTGTTGGCGTCCTCATCTCCAGTTTTTAGGGCCATGTTTACCAACGGTCTAAAGGAGTGTGGTATGGAGCTGGTGCCAATCGAAGGAATCCACCCAAAG GTTATGGACAGATTGATCGAGTTTGCCTACACAGCCAGCATCTCTGTGGGGGAGAAGTGTGTCATTCATGTGATGAACGGTGCCGTCATGTACCAGATAGACAGCGTGGTCAAGGCATGTTGTGATTTCCTTGTTCAGCAGCTGGACCCCAGCAACGCCATCGGCATCGCCAGCTTTGCAGAGCAGATATCATGCATCGAGCTCCACCAGAAGGCCAGAGAATACATCTACATGAACTTTAGCGAG GTATCGACCCAGGAGGAGTTCTTCAACCTGTCCCACTGCCAGTTGGTCACTCTCATCAGTCGTGATGAGCTCAACGTACGCTGTGAGTCCGAGGTCTTCCAGGCTTGTGAGGCCTGGGTGCGTTATGACAAAGAGAACAGACGGCCGTATGTTCAAGCCTTACTGCAGGTCGTGCGCTGCCATTCTCTCACCCCTAATTTCCTGCAAGATCGGTTGCAGTCTGAGGACTGGGACCCACAGTGCAAAGATTACTTGGCCAAGATCTTTAATGACCTGACCCTGCACAAAGCAACCAAAGTCACACCAGGCCGAACCCCCAAGGTGCCACAGCTCATCTACACAGCAGGAGGTTATTTCCGCCAGTCTCTCAGCTACTTGGAGGCTTACAACCCTTGTACAGAAGCCTGGCTTAGGCTGGCTGATTTTCAGGTCCCGCGCAGCGGTCTGGCAGCCTGTGTGATAAGTGGACTTTTCTACGCTGTAGGTGGAAGGAATAACGCCCCTGATGGAAACATGGACTCAAACGCTTTGGACTGCTACAATCCATTAAACAACTGCTGGCGACCATGTTCACCGATGAGTGTACCAAGAAATCGTATTGGAGTTGGAGTCATTGATGGCATGATCTACGCCGTTGGTGGATCACATGGGTGTATTCATCATAACAGTGTTGAGAG ATATGACCCAAAAATGGACGAGTGGCAGCTGGTCGCCCCAATGTTAATCCGTCGTATTGGCGTGGGTGTGGCTGTCATCAACCGGCTGCTTTACGCTGTGGGGGGGTATGATGGGACCGATCGACTCAGCTCCTGTGAATGCTACAATCCTGAGCAGGACGAGTGGAAAACCATGGCTCCTATGCAAACTGTTCGCTCTGGAGCTG GTGTATGCGCACTGGGAAATGAAATCTTTGTGATGGGCGGATACGACGGCACCAACCAGCTGAACACGGTGGAGCGATACGATGTGGAAACTGATACGTGGAGCTTTGCTGCCTCCATGAGGCACAGACGCAGTGCCCTGGGAGTCGCCGCTCTACACGGACGCATCTATGTGTTGG GAGGATACGATGGCAACACCTTCCTGGACAGTGTGGAGTGTTACGACCCAGAGATTGACTCCTGGTCAGAGGTGACACACATGACGTCGGGGCGGAGTGGCGTGGGCGTCGCCGTTACCATGGAACCCTGCCTAAAAGACCTCCCACCGCCTTTGAATTCAGAGAGTGAGAGTGGCGCAGCGTCGTCGGCTGGTCAGTCTGCCAGCGTCAGTTTCAGCCACAGCGGGTCCTTTGGAAATGGCAATTGA